TATTATGAAGGCTGAATCTGACGTTATCCCTGAAAAGGATGTTAAAAAGATGCTTGATATGGCAAGAGAAATGGAAGACCATGCATCTGAAATGTATAACACTTTTGCCAACGAATGCTCAAAAGCCAGCGATTCTGTTACCAAGACTCTATTTGAAAGTCTAGTTGTTGACGAAGAACGGCACTATGATAATTTTGATGACGAGCTTGAAAACATGGACAGATTCGGCGAAAACTACCTTACTCTTCAGGCTATCGAAAGAGCTAAAACAAGGGGCGGCGGACAACCTGCCTAATGATATAAAAGCAGTAAGTACAGCCCGTCTGAAAAGGCGGGCAATGTGCGCTCTTTCAGCCACAAGATGCGTACCTCTCTGGACAAAACGCCAACCCCTATAGGGTTGAACCGGAAAGCTGTTTTTAGTTACTGCCGAAACGCTCCATCACATTTCCCTTTGGTTGCTCCTGCAAGCTTCCCAGATAAGAAAAGCTTCAGATCGTACTCGACCATTCCGGCATGAGACCAGAAAACCTCAATACCAAGCCCGTTAAGCCTGTTTATCGCCCCGTCGCCAATACCGGCTGCGACGACAACATTCACGCCTGCCTTCGTCAGGAGGTCAGAGGCATTTTTACTGCCTGCGGAAAGCGTGGCTTCCTCATTGAGTATTTGCCCGTATTTTTCACTAGATGTGTCATATGTAACAAAAACCGGAGCTGCTGCAAAATGCTCAAAGATAACACTTTCACCCTGTGAATCACCACCGACAGGAAATGCTATAAGCATCCGGGCACCTAGCTGCAGTCACACATACAGGACACATTTTTGCTCCCGCATGAAAGGTTTACCGTCAGGCAGATAAGTGCGCCCGTCTTGAAAAGCTCAATATTTTCACGAACATTTCCTATCCCTGCACGTATCCCCTGTATACCAGCAGCCTGAAGCTTTTTAAGCGGAACAGGACCAATACCGTTCAGAATGACCGCATCTACCTCTTCACCGCCAAATGCATTCAGCGGGTTACAGTTGTTTGGTGTATGATTCAGGTCTGCATTATCTATATACTTAAAATCCTCTGTTTCTGTATCAAAAAGGATAAAACCGGGGGCGTCTCCAAAGTTGCTGTAAATTTCACTATCTAGCCCCTGATCTTCCTCTACTGGAAAGCTTAACTTCATTTCCCACCTCACAAATTAATGATATAATCTTTTTGGATGTTTATTACTATATACTTTTTTTGTCTTTTTGCAAGGCGCCAGCATAATCTAAAACACTGTACACTAAGGACATTATGAACACACACTCATAACAGCACCCTCTATCATACTGTTGACACAGAAACAATAATGCGCTCAAAAAAAAGGCGATGCCCGAAGACACCGCCTTTATATATCTTTTAAGCTTTCAGCACCCGAACCGAGTGTTCCTCGGCAATAGCAGCTCAGCAATACCTATTACTGATTCGTTAAGCTGTGCCGGTGCCAATAAGAAGCAGTTGAACCTACTTACTTAACAGCTTTTGCAAGTTCAATACCTGCGAGAATAGCATTTTTGTTAAGCTCTTCAGTACCTTTTGGTACACGGGAGAGAACAGCTTTCTCAAGTGTCTCAGGAGCAACAAGTCCGCATATTTCGTTAAGAGCACCGAGAGTCACAACGTTAGCTACCATAGCCTTGCCGACTTTTTCAGCAGCAGTTCTGATGATAGGCATCATGTAAACTTTCCAGTTACCCTTAGGAGCCTCTTTAACCATAAGATCATCGAGGATAAGTATTCCGCCGTCCACAAGGTCTTTAGAATACTTCTCAGCAGCTTCCTGTGTCAGGGCTACGAGAATATCCGGAGCCATAACTTTCGGGTAGAAGATCTCTTCGTCAGAGATAATAACTTCTGCTTTAGAAGCACCACCACGAGCCTCTGGTCCATAGGACTGTGACTGGATGGATTTTTTGCCTTCAAATACCGCAGCGCCTGCTGCGAGGATGATTCCGGCTGTGATCATACCCTGTCCGCCGGATCCACTAAGTCTTATTTGAGTTTTAGCCATTACCAACTCCTCCTTAGCTCAGACCGACGTTAGCGTCGTATGCTTCGATAAACTCAGGTCTTGATTCCTGGTGAAGAACACCGATAGGGAATTTGCCTGCTTTCTCTTCGTCTGTCATCTTTTCCCACTGTGCCTTATTGACAGAGTGATCTTTCTGCCACTCTATCATAGCAGACGGGGAAGCAAGCTTGTTCTTACGGCCATAGCCAGTAGGACAGCCTGCGATGATTTCAACAACAGAGAAACCTTTATGCTCGAAAGCCTGTTTGATAAGTTTTTCCATTGGAACAGCGTGGTATGTTGTGCTTCTGGCAACAAATGTAGCACCGGCACCGATAGCAAGTTTAGCTATGTCGAACTGGTTGTCAGAGTTACCGTAAGGTGCTGTTGTAGCACGGGAGCCTTTAGGGGTAGTAGGTGAGTACTGACCGCCTGTCATACCATAGATGTAGTTGTTGAACACGAGACATGTGATGTCAATATTACGACGACAAGCGTGGATGAAGTGGTTACCACCGATCGCTGTCATGTCGCCGTCACCGCCGAGAGCAATAACGTTAAGCTCAGGCTTAGCCATCTTAACGCCTGTTGCGAAAGCGAGTGAACGTCCGTGTGTTGTGTGCAGTGTGTTTGCGTCAATATAACCCGGAAGACGTGAAGCACAGCCGATACCGGATGTGAAAACAAGTTTGTCTTTATCCCAGCCCAGAGAGTCAACGGCACGGATAACGGATTTCATGATGATGCCGTACCCGCAACCAGGACACCAGATATGGGGTATTTTACCTGCTCTGAGGTATTTAGCGTAATCGTAAGCCATGATTATTTACCCTCCTTGATTTTGTTAAGGATAGTAATAGGTGTGATCGGCTCAGAGTCAATCTGGTTGATACCTTCGATTGATGGAACAGTTCCTTCCATTACTCTCTTAACCTCAAGGATTGCCATTCCGAGGTTCATCTCAGGGACGATTATCCTTTTAACTTTATTCTTATATTTTTCAAGATGCTTGTCAGGGAAAGGCCAGATTGTAAGAGGTCTGAAAAGACCAACTTTTATACCTTCTGCTCTTGCCGCTTTAATAGCTTCTTTTGCTGAACGAGCTGTAGAACCGAAAGCAAAGATGAGTATTTCAGCATCGTCACATTCCATTTCGTCTACAACAACGATATCGTCATAGTGATCATCAATCTTAGCCGCCTGACGGATTTCGTCAGCCTGAGCAAGTTTACCATCGTTTGAAGGGAAACCGTCAGCAAGGTGGTTAAGACCTGTTATATGGTAGCGATAGCCTGAACCAAAATCAGCCATTGGTGCAACACCGTCTTCTTCAGGCTGGTATGGGAGGTAATCTTTAGGGTCGCAGGTTGGACGTTTACGGTCATCAACCTTAAGATCGCCAGGTTCCGGCATATTTACAGCTTCTCTCATGTGTCCGATGATTTCATCAGTGAGGAGAATTACTGGTATTCTGTATTTTTCAGCTATGTTAAAAGCTCTGACAGTTTCTTCGAGCTGTTCCTGAACAGTCGAAGGTGTGAGCGCCACAGCCGGGTGGTCACCGTGTGTTCCCCATTTAGCCTGCATAATGTCAGACTGACCAGGACCAGTAGGAAGACCTGTTGAAGGACCGCCTCTCATAACGTTAACGATAACGCATGGGATCTCTGTGAGGTAACCGTAACCAAGGTTTTCCATTTTAAGAGACATACCGGGACCGGATGTCGCAGTCATGGACTTTCTTCCTGATATTGAACCGCCAAGAGTCGCTGCCATAGCGGCAAGCTCATCTTCCATTTGCACGAAACGTCCGCCAACTTTTGGCAGTCTCGCTGCAAGTATTTCTGCTACTTCAGTGGAAGGTGTAATCGGATAACCAGCATAGAATGTACAGCCAGCGTAGAGTGCACCTTCAACTACAGCCTCATTCCCCTGAAGGAACTTTACTTCTTTAGCCACAAATTCCTCCTAATATTATTTTTTATACACTTCGATAGCGAAATCAGGGCACCTGAGTTCGCACTGCATGCAAGCTATACACTTGTCCAGATCTTTGACCGCTGCTTTGAAATCTTTCATTTCAAGAGCATCGACGGGGCAAAGCTCCACACAAATCTCACAGCCTTTGCAGAGGTTTGTGTAAATTTCGATTTTTTCTGCCTTAGCCATTTACCTCTCCTTAATATATTTGAGATTCTCAAATCGAATTTATCTAAAAGAGGGGCTCTCAGCCTCTTTCGGATGCCTGAAAAACAAAAACTACCATAAACAGTGTTATGAATAATTTTCCCTTATTTACAGGTACTTCCGAAAGGAGCTATAAAGCCCCTCTTTGTATCCGTAACATTTTTTCGACACAGTGTTATACCCCGAGTAAACACAGATGTCAAACATGTAAACAATTATTTACTTTTTCTTTTTTCTGAGCACTTCAGCAACCTTCTTTCCTATGTCAGCAGGAGACTCCACAACATGGACACCATGTTCCCGTAAAGCCTTCATTTTAGCTGCTGCTGTGTCATCTCCACCAGAAATTATTGCACCTGCGTGCCCCATTCTTTTACCTTTCGGTGCTGTCTGACCTGCGATAAAACTAACGACCGGCTTAGAGAAATTCTGTTTTATCCACTCTCCGGCTTTCACTTCTGCCTGCCCGCCGATCTCACCGATGAGGACAACACATTCTGTTTGTGCGTCATACTCAAACATCTCAAGAAGATCTATATACTTAAGTCCGACAATAGGATCACCGCCGATACCAATACATGTAGACTGACCGAACCCTTCAGCCCCGACCTGCTTCACAGCCTCATAAGTCAGAGTTCCTGATTTCGAAATGATGCCTATCGTCCCGGGCTTATGAATTTCTCCGGGCATAATTCCCATCTTACATTCCCCAGGAGTGATAACCCCGGGGCAGTTGGGACCTACAAGCATGGTTCTGGATGAGCTTGTTGTCATCAGTCTTTTAACCATGATCATATCTTTAACAGGGATGCCCTCTGTGATACATACACAAAGGTCGAGATTAGCATCAATAGATTCTATAACCGCATCAGCAGCATATGCAGGCGGAACATAAACAATGGAAGCATTCGCCCCTGTTTTTCTGATTGCCTCTTCCACTGTGTCAAACACCGGCGTCCCGTCGACTTCGAGACCACCTTTGCCCGGTACAACACCGGCAACAATGTTTGTGCCGTACTCTTTCATCTTCTGTGCATGGAACCTGCCCTGAGAGCCTGTAAGCCCCTGCACCAGAACTTTAGTTCTGTTATTAACAAGTATGCTCATCTGTGCTCTCCTTATTTAGCCTTGTTTCTGGGTGTTTTCTTTTTGTTTTCAGCTTCTTCAGCAAGTTTTACAGCTTTTTCAGCCGCATCTGCCATAGTGTCGCCGGTAACAATGTTCAGACCGCTCTTACTCGCGCCGTCTTCCAGAATCTTTTTGCCTTCTTCGACATTCGTTCCATCGAGTCTGACAACGATGTACCTGTCTCCCGGAACTTCTTCAGAGGCCTTAAGTACACCCTGAGCTATGAGGTCACAGCGGACAATACCGCCGAATATATTTACAAAAATCACCTTAACTTTTGGGTCTGTAAGGATAATTTTGAATGCTTCACGTACTTTGTTGACATCTGCACCACCCCCTACATCAAGGAAGTTGGCAGGCTGTCCGCCATATGATTTTATGATGTCCATAGTAGCCATTGCAAGTCCGGCTCCGTTAACCATACAGCCGATATTGCCTTCCATACTGACATAAGAGAGATCAAAGATACTGGCGCGAACTTCTTGCGGCTCGAGCTCACCATAATCTTTCATCTCTTCTATCGCTCTGTGTCTGAAAAGTGCGTTTTCGTCAACTGACATCTTGGCGTCGAGACAAACTATGTCCCCACTGCCTGTAACAACCAGAGGATTGATTTCAAGCATCATACCGTCATGATCAATAAAACACTGGTATAATTTGTTTGTAACATCTGCGAATTTATTGAGGAGTGAAGAATCCAGCCCCATCTTTTTGGCAATTTTTCTTCCGAGAAACTGCCCCATCCCCGTCACAGGATTAATGCGCTCTTTTATAACTTTTTCCGGTGTTTTCGCAGCTACCTGCTCAATCTCAACACCGCCTTCTGAGCTTGCTATTATCATGTGCTGCTCAGAATCTCTGTCCACCAGGAAACTCACGTATATTTCCTGTTTAATGTCTGTAGCTTTTTCAACCAGAATCCTGCGGACAATTTTGCCCTCATCTCCGGTCTGTTTGGTGACGATCTTCATACCAAGCATGTTGGCTGAAAGATCATAAAGATCGCTGAAGACATCAACAACTTTGACGCCACCAGCCTTTCCTCTTCCCCCTGCGTGAACTTGAGCCTTTATCACCCATCGGTCACTGTGAAGTTCTTTAGCTACACGGAGTGCGTCGCTCGCAGTGGATGCTACACCACCGTCAGGGACGGGAACGCCGTATGTCCTGAGTAGGCCTTTGGCCTGAAATTCATGCAAATTCATGGCTCACCTTCCTTCAAATTTCTTCCAGAATCAATACCCGTATATACACCGAATATCCTTAGTCTACAAGACTTTTTGCAGTAAGTGAGCCATGATCACAATCTTTGTACTAATCGTGAACTTGCATTAACTATTATTTAAGGAAGCTAAGTCTCTTAAGATCTTCAACAAGACCTTTAACTGAGTTAACAGATACATCAAACATGCCCTGCTCCTCATCATTGAGATCAACTTCTATAATTTTTTCTATACCGTCTTTACCGAGTACACAAGGTACGCCAACATAGTATCCGCTTACACCATACTCACCGTTAAGCTGAGCACAAACAGCAAGAACTCTTTTCTGGTCGCGCAGAACAGCTTCAGCCATCTGAATAGCAGAAGAAGCAGGAGAGTAGAAAGCTGAACCCTTTTTAAGGAGTGCAACAACTTCGCCGCCCGCCTTTTTAGTGCGCTCAACCATAGCATCCATAACTTCTTTAGCTTTTGCAGCGTTGCCGTATTTTTTCTCAAGCTGCTCCATAACAGGCACACCGTTCACATTTGCATAACGCACAAGAGGAACCATAGTGTCGCCGTGACCGCCGAGAACCATAGCATTAACATCTTTAACAGACACGCCAAGTTCCCAAGCTATGAATGTAGCGAAACGTGATGAATCGAGTACACCTGCCTGACCGTAAACTCTGCTTGCAGGAATACCGGAAACTTCCTGAAGGAGTGTCACCATAGCATCAAGCGGGTTAGAAATAACTATTACGTGAGCTTCGGGGCAATATTTACCGATGTTCTCACCGACAGTTTTGATGATGTTAGCGTTTGTTGTGAGGAGGTCATCCCTGCTCATACCAGGTTTTCTTGGAAGTCCTGCTGTAACGATAACTACATCAGCGCCTTCAAGACAAGCGTAGTCGTTAGAACCTTCAAGCTTAACATCGAATCCGTCAACGCGTGAAGCTTCAACGATATCGAGCTGTTTCCCCTGTGGAAGGTCTTCAACGATATCAAACATAACTACATCGCCAAGCTCTTTAAGAGCTGCAAGCTGGGAAAGAACACCACCGATGTTACCACCGCCGACAAGGGCGATCTTTGGTCTTGTGAATTTAGACATTTATATTCTCCTCAGTTTATTAAGCCGCCGAAACATACTCCGACGGCTTCATTATTTCGATTATGCTATCAGATAGCGTCGATTATACTGTTAAGTGTTGCACTTGGACGCATAGCTTTGAAGGCAAGGTCAGCATCAGGTTTAAAGTAACCGCCGACAGATGTTGGTTTCCCTTCTGCGGCTGCGATTTCAGCAACAATTTTTTCTTCATTATCCTGAAGAGCCTTTGCCACAGGAGCAAATTTCTCAGCGAGTGCCTTATCTTTTGTCTGTGCAGCAAGAGCCTCAGCCCAGTACATAGCAAGATAGAAATGTGAACCTCTGTTATCTATCTCTCCAGCCTTACGTGAAGGAGCTTTACCGTTTTCAAGGTGTTTTTCAACAGCAGCGTCAAGCGCTTCAGCAAGAACCTTAGCCTTAGCGTTGTTAAAAACTTTAGCAACCTGCTCAAGAGAAGGAACAAGCGCACAGAATTCACCGAGTGAATCCCATCTGAGGTGTCCTTCTTTAAGAAACTGTGAAACGTGTTTAGGAGCAGAACCGCCTGCGCCTGTTTCAAAAAGTCCGCCCCCTTTCAGAAGAGGTACGATGGAAAGCATTTTCGCAGATGTACCAAGCTCAAGAATAGGGAAAAGGTCTGTAAGATAATCTCTGAGAGCGTTACCTGTTGCAGAAATTGTGTTTTCGCCCTTCCTTACCCTTTTCAGAGAGTAGTTCATAGCATCAACAGGACACATGATTTTGACAGTTATGTCTGATGTATCGTGATCTTTGAGATATGTATTTACTTTTTTGATAAGCTGAGCATCGTGAGCTCTTTTTTCGTCCAGCCAGAAAACGACAGGATCCCCTGAGTCTTTAGCTCTTGTAACAGCAAGCTTCACCCAGTCTCTGATAGGCTCATCTTTAGCCTGACATGATCTGAAAACGTCTTTCTTTTCAACTGGAACTTCGAGAAGAACATTGCCGGTTTTTTCGTCAACAACCTGACATACACCATCAGCTTCTGCGAAGAATGTTTTATCGTGTGAGCCGTACTCCTCAGCCTTCTGAGCCATGAGACCAACGTTGGAAACAGATCCCATTGTCGCCGGGTCGAACTGACCGTTTTTCTTAGCGTCTTCAATGATCTCACGATACATTGTTGCATAGCATCTGTCAGGAACCATAGCGATTGTGTCCTGAAGCTCGTCAGCAAGGTTCCACATTTTACCACCGTCACGCACAACGTTAGGCATAGATGCATCAACGATAATGTCGTTCGGAGCGTGGAGATTTGTTACGTTATTTCTGGAGTCAACCATTGCAAGCGCAGGACCTGATTCGTAGCATTTATCAAAATCAGCAAGTACTTCAGACTTTTTAGGCTCAGGGAGTGTGTTCACTTTTGCAAGAACGCCACCAAGACCAAGACTGGAGTTTGCTCCAATTTCTTTCAGAGTATCTGCATGTTTTTCAAAAGCATCAGCGAAATATACTTCAACACACTGACCGAACATGTAAGGGTCGGAAATTTTCATCATTGTAGCTTTAAGGTGAAGAGAGAGAAGAACGCCTTTTTCTTTAGCCTCTTTAGCTGTTTCAGCATAGAACTCGCGAAGCTTTCTGATGTTCATACAGGAAAGGTCAAGAACCTCGCCAGCCTGCATAGCATGTCCTTTCTTGAGGACTTTCTCAGAACCGTCTTTCCCTTTAAATACCCATTTGATTGTAGTAGCTTCAGGAAGAGTTGTAGAAACTTCTGATTCATAGAAGTCGCCGCTTTCCATATGAGCCACACGGCACTGTGAGCCTGATTCAGGCCATGGTTTCATCATTCTGTGAGGGAATTTCTGTCCAAATCTCTTAACCGCAGCAGCAGCCCTTCTGTCAGAGTTACCTTCACGCAGGACAGGATTCACAGCAGAACCGAGAACTTTTGCGTATCTTTCTTTTATGGATTTTTCTTCGTCATTTTTTGGTTCTTCAGGATAGTCAGGTACATCATACCCCTTCTCCTGAAGTTCTTTTATAGCTTCCTGCAGCTGTGGGATAGATGCAGAGATATTAGGTAGTTTAATAATGTTTGCTTCCGGAGACTGAGTCCAGTCACCAAGCTGTGTAAGGTAGTCTTCAACTTTCTGATCGTCTTTAAGTTTGTCCGGGAAGTTTGCAAGAATTCTTCCGGAAAGGGAAATATCCCTTGTTTCAACGGCGATATCTGCTTCTTTAGTAAACTTCTGTACCATAGGGAGCAGTGAATAGGTTGCTAAAGCCGGAGCTTCATCAATTTCGGTCCAAACGATTAATTGCTTTGACATGGTTTCTCCTCTTCTCTTTATAAATTTGGCAGTTACTGTCTATGAAATACAGTGCTAACCTTTAGCATCACGTAATTATAATGGCATTTCGTTTTCTACACTGTATACAGTATACACATATACTTTCAACACACCATTTGTCAAGCATTATCAGGCCTGACAGTGGTAAAACAATATTTACTTTTTATTTCCTCAAGAGCCACAATCCTTTGCAGACAAGGATTATTTTTTATTGTTTTAGTGTAATATCAGCTACGCCTCAGCACTAAATCCGGCAAGCATAATATTGCATTATAACAACTATACATTTTTAAAATACCGTTCAACCTTACCTCCATAACGCAAAAGCTTTACGAGCATATGTAAACCTAAACCGATAAACATCATTTTCATTTAAACATTTTATTTGTCTCTTTATGTATATAGGTTTAAAAACAGACTTACACTCCTGAACTTCATGACAGTAGAATGCATTATTATACATTATTCATAGATTTTCCAGTTTACGTTTAATTATATATTAAAATTATCTCATTCAGGCATTTCTCATTCAAAATTAGTGTTTCATATCGAACAAAAAAAAATAATGTGTTTTCCACATTATTCATATACAACTATTATAAACTAATAATTATTCAGACGTAACTTTCAGGCTGAACAAAGTCACGTTTGCTGCAAGTTCACAAATATATGTTTTTATTAAATATTAGTTAAATCACAAATGATACTGGTAATATTTACTAAATACTGAATTGATTTGCATCTTATGATAGTATACTATTATGATACTAAATGTGAAGGTTTGTCTATGTTTCAAAAAACAGCTCCGGTATTTCTCTTCATATTCTATGCACTTTTCTTAACCACTCCATCCTCTTATGCGGACCAGCGTGCAATATCTTTCACAAAGGATGCTGCTAAAGAAGAAAAACGTATAGCAGTCCTTATAGGAAATTCGAACTACAACTCTGCCCCCCTCAAAAACCCTGTAAACGACACTAGATCATTATCTTCAACCCTGCGCAGCCTTGGTTTCAAAGTACACGATTATTATGATCTGAGCAGAGACGATATAAAAAGAGTGAGCGGTCTACTCTCTGAGAAACAAAACTCAGGCGGCACAGCACTCTTCTACTACGCCGGACACGGCATACAGTCTGCAGGAAACAACTATATGATCCCAGTGAATGCAGATATTAAAACCGAATCAGACCTTGAGTTTGAAGCGGTAAGCCTTGACATGGTTTTTGCAAAGATGGAACAGGCTGGAAACAGAGTTAATATTGTAATTCTTGACGCATGCCGGAACAATCCGTTCTCACGCAGCTACCGAACACAGATACAAGGACTTGCAACAGTCAGCGCCCCCGCAGGAAGCTTTATTGCATATGCCACTTCACCAGGCAAGGTAGCGGCAGACGGAGAAGGAGATAACAGTATTTTTACCAGTTCACTAATAAATGTACTTGAAAAGACTCAGGGCATTCCCATTGAGC
This window of the Denitrovibrio acetiphilus DSM 12809 genome carries:
- a CDS encoding 2-oxoacid:ferredoxin oxidoreductase subunit beta, giving the protein MAYDYAKYLRAGKIPHIWCPGCGYGIIMKSVIRAVDSLGWDKDKLVFTSGIGCASRLPGYIDANTLHTTHGRSLAFATGVKMAKPELNVIALGGDGDMTAIGGNHFIHACRRNIDITCLVFNNYIYGMTGGQYSPTTPKGSRATTAPYGNSDNQFDIAKLAIGAGATFVARSTTYHAVPMEKLIKQAFEHKGFSVVEIIAGCPTGYGRKNKLASPSAMIEWQKDHSVNKAQWEKMTDEEKAGKFPIGVLHQESRPEFIEAYDANVGLS
- the sucD gene encoding succinate--CoA ligase subunit alpha, whose amino-acid sequence is MSILVNNRTKVLVQGLTGSQGRFHAQKMKEYGTNIVAGVVPGKGGLEVDGTPVFDTVEEAIRKTGANASIVYVPPAYAADAVIESIDANLDLCVCITEGIPVKDMIMVKRLMTTSSSRTMLVGPNCPGVITPGECKMGIMPGEIHKPGTIGIISKSGTLTYEAVKQVGAEGFGQSTCIGIGGDPIVGLKYIDLLEMFEYDAQTECVVLIGEIGGQAEVKAGEWIKQNFSKPVVSFIAGQTAPKGKRMGHAGAIISGGDDTAAAKMKALREHGVHVVESPADIGKKVAEVLRKKKK
- a CDS encoding 4Fe-4S dicluster domain-containing protein — its product is MAKAEKIEIYTNLCKGCEICVELCPVDALEMKDFKAAVKDLDKCIACMQCELRCPDFAIEVYKK
- a CDS encoding NifB/NifX family molybdenum-iron cluster-binding protein, with amino-acid sequence MKLSFPVEEDQGLDSEIYSNFGDAPGFILFDTETEDFKYIDNADLNHTPNNCNPLNAFGGEEVDAVILNGIGPVPLKKLQAAGIQGIRAGIGNVRENIELFKTGALICLTVNLSCGSKNVSCMCDCS
- the mdh gene encoding malate dehydrogenase, with product MSKFTRPKIALVGGGNIGGVLSQLAALKELGDVVMFDIVEDLPQGKQLDIVEASRVDGFDVKLEGSNDYACLEGADVVIVTAGLPRKPGMSRDDLLTTNANIIKTVGENIGKYCPEAHVIVISNPLDAMVTLLQEVSGIPASRVYGQAGVLDSSRFATFIAWELGVSVKDVNAMVLGGHGDTMVPLVRYANVNGVPVMEQLEKKYGNAAKAKEVMDAMVERTKKAGGEVVALLKKGSAFYSPASSAIQMAEAVLRDQKRVLAVCAQLNGEYGVSGYYVGVPCVLGKDGIEKIIEVDLNDEEQGMFDVSVNSVKGLVEDLKRLSFLK
- a CDS encoding 2-oxoacid:acceptor oxidoreductase subunit alpha, translated to MAKEVKFLQGNEAVVEGALYAGCTFYAGYPITPSTEVAEILAARLPKVGGRFVQMEDELAAMAATLGGSISGRKSMTATSGPGMSLKMENLGYGYLTEIPCVIVNVMRGGPSTGLPTGPGQSDIMQAKWGTHGDHPAVALTPSTVQEQLEETVRAFNIAEKYRIPVILLTDEIIGHMREAVNMPEPGDLKVDDRKRPTCDPKDYLPYQPEEDGVAPMADFGSGYRYHITGLNHLADGFPSNDGKLAQADEIRQAAKIDDHYDDIVVVDEMECDDAEILIFAFGSTARSAKEAIKAARAEGIKVGLFRPLTIWPFPDKHLEKYKNKVKRIIVPEMNLGMAILEVKRVMEGTVPSIEGINQIDSEPITPITILNKIKEGK
- a CDS encoding NADP-dependent isocitrate dehydrogenase; the encoded protein is MSKQLIVWTEIDEAPALATYSLLPMVQKFTKEADIAVETRDISLSGRILANFPDKLKDDQKVEDYLTQLGDWTQSPEANIIKLPNISASIPQLQEAIKELQEKGYDVPDYPEEPKNDEEKSIKERYAKVLGSAVNPVLREGNSDRRAAAAVKRFGQKFPHRMMKPWPESGSQCRVAHMESGDFYESEVSTTLPEATTIKWVFKGKDGSEKVLKKGHAMQAGEVLDLSCMNIRKLREFYAETAKEAKEKGVLLSLHLKATMMKISDPYMFGQCVEVYFADAFEKHADTLKEIGANSSLGLGGVLAKVNTLPEPKKSEVLADFDKCYESGPALAMVDSRNNVTNLHAPNDIIVDASMPNVVRDGGKMWNLADELQDTIAMVPDRCYATMYREIIEDAKKNGQFDPATMGSVSNVGLMAQKAEEYGSHDKTFFAEADGVCQVVDEKTGNVLLEVPVEKKDVFRSCQAKDEPIRDWVKLAVTRAKDSGDPVVFWLDEKRAHDAQLIKKVNTYLKDHDTSDITVKIMCPVDAMNYSLKRVRKGENTISATGNALRDYLTDLFPILELGTSAKMLSIVPLLKGGGLFETGAGGSAPKHVSQFLKEGHLRWDSLGEFCALVPSLEQVAKVFNNAKAKVLAEALDAAVEKHLENGKAPSRKAGEIDNRGSHFYLAMYWAEALAAQTKDKALAEKFAPVAKALQDNEEKIVAEIAAAEGKPTSVGGYFKPDADLAFKAMRPSATLNSIIDAI
- the sucC gene encoding ADP-forming succinate--CoA ligase subunit beta; protein product: MNLHEFQAKGLLRTYGVPVPDGGVASTASDALRVAKELHSDRWVIKAQVHAGGRGKAGGVKVVDVFSDLYDLSANMLGMKIVTKQTGDEGKIVRRILVEKATDIKQEIYVSFLVDRDSEQHMIIASSEGGVEIEQVAAKTPEKVIKERINPVTGMGQFLGRKIAKKMGLDSSLLNKFADVTNKLYQCFIDHDGMMLEINPLVVTGSGDIVCLDAKMSVDENALFRHRAIEEMKDYGELEPQEVRASIFDLSYVSMEGNIGCMVNGAGLAMATMDIIKSYGGQPANFLDVGGGADVNKVREAFKIILTDPKVKVIFVNIFGGIVRCDLIAQGVLKASEEVPGDRYIVVRLDGTNVEEGKKILEDGASKSGLNIVTGDTMADAAEKAVKLAEEAENKKKTPRNKAK
- a CDS encoding bacterioferritin, producing MRKKFTKSIELLNKSVADEIAALHQYMYFHFHCDDQGYDLLAGLFRRIAIEEMMHVEKLAERILFLDGDVIMKAESDVIPEKDVKKMLDMAREMEDHASEMYNTFANECSKASDSVTKTLFESLVVDEERHYDNFDDELENMDRFGENYLTLQAIERAKTRGGGQPA
- a CDS encoding 2-oxoacid:acceptor oxidoreductase family protein, with translation MAKTQIRLSGSGGQGMITAGIILAAGAAVFEGKKSIQSQSYGPEARGGASKAEVIISDEEIFYPKVMAPDILVALTQEAAEKYSKDLVDGGILILDDLMVKEAPKGNWKVYMMPIIRTAAEKVGKAMVANVVTLGALNEICGLVAPETLEKAVLSRVPKGTEELNKNAILAGIELAKAVK
- a CDS encoding NifB/NifX family molybdenum-iron cluster-binding protein, whose product is MLIAFPVGGDSQGESVIFEHFAAAPVFVTYDTSSEKYGQILNEEATLSAGSKNASDLLTKAGVNVVVAAGIGDGAINRLNGLGIEVFWSHAGMVEYDLKLFLSGKLAGATKGKCDGAFRQ